The DNA segment CCATAAATCATTCTTAAAGCTATTCTTCTTCTTTGCTGTATCGTTAGCAACATATTTATCTTGATTCTTGATTTCAAACTCTTGTATCATTAGATCCTTTGTACTGGCTGCATATGCCTTTGCAGATGCATAATACTCATCTCTCTTTTCATCAATATTTTTTTGAGACGAGCTATTGTCCTTGGTATCATAAAAGTCATCTTTGTCTCTGGTCATTTGACGTTCTTTATTATCAAGATCATCAGATTCTATTTGATACTTAAGTTCTGTTAATTCATACTCTAGTTCCATTATTTCAATATCATGACTATTTTCTATGTACATATCTAGTAGTTTTTCCATAGAATAGATTTCAACATTTTCAGCGGACATAGGTACAATACTAAGTATAAACATACTTAATAAAAATACCGTGAATAAGCTTTTACGTTTTATTTTCATCATCTCCTTTTACTCCTCTTATCATTAAGCAAAATATCGTTACTTTATGTGCAGTTTAAACTTTTTTATAAGTCTTTCAGTTGATTAGTCTTTAGATTCCTATATATTCAGATAAACTATACATAACTTTACCTATTTTGCCTTACTTTAGATTATATTCTGTTTATTTATTGAATACAATAGCATGCTATGAAACTTCACAAATTATTAATATTTGAACCTAAAAACAAAATCCTATTAACTGATTAGCCAATAGGATTTCTAGTGAATTTAATTTAATACATGGATGACATCAGCTTCATTCTCATCTTTATCATCTAATGTGATAATGACTCTCATACCTTCTTCTAATTCTGTTTTAGACATATAGCTGCCATTTTCATAAATCTTTGTACTACCATTAACTTCTAAAGTCTTTAAATAATACTGACTACTGATATCATCAATCTTTACTTGAACGATTAACTCTTCACCATCTTCGTTCACTTCTTTAATGATTCCTTCAATTGTATCTTGTACGACTTTATCTTTAAGTTCTAGAGCATAGATTTCTTTAGCATCAGAATCTATTTCTACTTCGTAACCTAGCTTTAAATCATAGATATTGATACCTTTGTCGTCATATTCCATGATAGCGTCAAAACTGAAGACAAAATCATGTATTAATCCATCCTCATCCTTGATTTTTATTTTTGGTGATGTAGCAATGACTATTTCTACAACATGTCCTTCATAATTGTCAATATCGGATGTACACTCAATTTCCACAACTCTATCATACTCTGCTTCAATGACAACGTCATTTCCAATGGCGATATCGTTAAAAGTTGGCTTCTTCACATCTTCTTTATCGATATCCGTATCTTGATCTAAGTTATAAGTTCTAATCTCACCATCAATGTCTACTATTTCGATAACGAATTTATCTTCATATAATTCTTTGCTGAGAATCGTACCTTCAACAGTATGTTTTTTATTTAAAGTATCCAATTCATAAACAACACCATTATGGACTTTTGCAGTAGCTATAGCTCCCAAATCCACATCATAAAGATCGATTGTTGCTCCGTTCTCACGGATTTCTGCAGTACCAGATATAATGTATTCTTTCTTCACTTCTTTAATCTCTGTCAAAGTAACATATTGCACTTTTAACGTTACTCTATATCCTTCAGAAGTGTTGATAACATTTTCGATAATACCTGTGACTTCTTCATAGTTAAGGGAAGTATTATTATCTACAGGATTATCAATGACAGGTGGCGTTGTTGTCGTCTGAGTACCAACATATATTTTTTGAATAACGTTGTCTGCTATAAAAATTGTAGCTGTGTCATATTGTTTAACGTATTCACTGAGGGCTCCATTAACTTTTATATTATCCTTATATATTTCTACTGAATCAGCAACCTTATATAGCGTATTATTCGTATCTGCGCCAATGCGGACAGCTTTCATAGTAGCAAAATCATATACTTCTACTACTTTACCGGAAATCTCTTTCAAATTTTCATACTCATTCGTTGGTACTTCAACAGAAGATGCATTCTGATAAGTAAGTACATTATCAATAACAACAGCTAATATTACCCGGGTTACTTCTTCTTCAGGGTTAAAATTATTGCCTGTATCTCCTGATATAATATTTAAGGATTTTAACATTGCTACATATGGCTTGTACATACTATTAATCTTGCCATCATCCGCGAATCCCGTAGTGCTAGTTGACATAAATGCTTGGTTCTCCAAATCAAGTACTCTAACTAAGTATTTAGATAATGCTTCTTTTGTTACATAACCTTTAGCATTGTCAGATTTGATAAAAAGACTTAAGTCCGCTTGGTCCAATATACCTCCTTGTAGTAGATAGGCTATCTTCTCGTCTTGGATATGTTCCCAGTTACCTTTTCCATTGGAATAGGAATCAATTACCCATTTGTTTGCATTGTAAGCATTGTCTATGTAATTCTTTTGCTCCTCTGGTATGGAATAATCAATATCTGGGTTCTTATATCCCACCATAGTCGCTAAAACATCAACTAAATCAAAATATGTTACTTTTTCATAAGGGCTGAAATTCCCACTTGTACTTCCTACGAGTAACCCCTCTTCAGATACACGATCAACAGAATCTTCTGCCCATGTTGGCACGTCAGTATACAACGCTGCATTAGATACTATCTTAACGTTACTAAAGAGAAGTAAAAAAGCTATAAAAAAAGCTATTTGTTTCTTCCATTTCATCATATCGCTTCCTCCTCTTGTTGTTTACACTATTATTATGACAAGGCTCTATAATCATTTTAGTAAAATTTAGGTGATTTTGCAACGTTTTTTGCTCTGAAATATTTCTTTAATATAATTATTATCGTATATTAATGTCATTGTAACCCTAAATAAACAATAATTCGATATAATACAACACATAATAGAAAAATCATATAGTAAATTATTATGTCAATATTGCTAACAAGACTTATCCCATAATTTTCTATATGGAGTAATTGGAACTACAAAGGGGGTACCGCCGTCTAATGTATGGATTGTATACACTAGATATAATCTACCAATTATTCACTATTTACTTTTAGGGGTAGGAAGTAGTAACATAGCAATTGAGGTACGAAATGTTACCGTTCTTCCCCGAACAGGCGCTACATAAATGAGCGTTGGTGACATTGGGTACATTAACTTCGACAAACTAACACTTTAATTGACCCAAACTATGACCAAACAAGGAGGACTACACATGTTTAAAACAAAAAGAGCGTTAGCTCTTGCTTTAGCAGGTACAATGGCTGTTTCTAACTTTGCTGTTGCTTCTGCTAGCGAGTTAACAACTGAAGACAAACTTGATGTATTAATGGATTTAGGCATTATCTTAGGAGATAGTTCTAATGATGATAGTTTAGATCTTAATACAAACATGGAACGTTATCGTTCTGTAGTATTAATGTTAAGACTTACAGAGGAAGATGAAAACGGCTTTAACCAAGCAGAATTAATGGAGCAATATGATTCTGAAGGCGAAGCATCATTTGCAGATGCTGGTCAATTCTCATCTTATGTTGAAACATTAATGGCTTACACTTATAACAATGACTTAGGTATCGATGGTTATGAAGATGGCACATTCAGACCAGTAGATACAATGACTGACAAAGCTTATGCTAAAATCATGTTAGAATCTTTAGGTTATGATTACAATGAAGATTTCACATGGGCTGAAGTTGGCGAAAAAGCTGAAGAAGTTGGTCTTATCGAAGACGCGGATTCAATTGACAACTCAACTGCAGAGTTTGGTGAAATCGTAGATATGACTTATGACACTTTAGCTTCTGAAGTAAAAGGTGAGTCTATCACATTAGGTGAAAAAATTGGTAAAGCTGTTGTTGAAACTGAATTAGAAGTTGCTTCAGTTGATGCATTAAACTTAAAGCAAATCCAAGTTACATTCAATACTGCAGTTGATGAAGATTCAGCAACTGATATTGAAAACTATTCTTTAGATGCTGATGATGCTGACTTAGATGATTCAGATCTTGAATTAGTAGGCGACAACACTGTTGTTATTACTTTAGGTACTGAAGCTAAACAACAAGAGACAGTTACATTAACTGTTGAAAATGTTGTAGCTGAAAATGGTAAGGTTTTAGATGAAACTGAAATCGAATTATCATTCTTAGATCAAACTATTCCAACAGTTGATACTGTTGAAGTTGTTGGTAATGAAACTTTAAAAGTTACATTCTCTGAGCCAATGATGACAGTTCTAGAAGATAACTTTGAAGTTAGAGAAGGTTCTAAGAAGTTATACATCGATGATGTAGTAGCTGTAGATGATACAAACGTTGAATGGTATGTTAACTTATACAATGACTTAAATGAAGGCGAGATTGACGTAACTGTTGATGATGCTGAAGATTTCGCTGGTTTCAATGTTATTAAAGAAACAGTAACTGTTGATGTAACTGTTGACGAAGATGCTCCTGAAGTTGTTGAGTACAAAGATGCTACAACTACAGAAGTTACATTAGTATTTGATGAAGATGTACAAATTAAAGATAGTGATTTAGATAACTTCTACCATACAAACAGCAATAATACTGCTGATAACGTAGCTGTAGAAGGTAATGAAATTACTTTAACTTTCACATCTAACGAGTTACCAGAAGGTACAGCATATGTTTATATCAATGAAGAAGCTATTGCTGACTTATGGGATAATGAAAATGACCAAATCATGATTAAAGTTGATGTTGACGTTGATTATGATGCTCCTGTTATCGAAGAAGTTACAGTTGAGTCTGAAACTCAAATTGTAATTGAATTAGATGAAGCTCTTGACGAAGATTCAGCTGAAGATGAAGACAACTTCATGTTAGTAGATGCTGATGGTGAAGAAGTAGATGAAATTAAAAAAGTCGTTTATGATGATTCTGATGAGTTTACTTTAACTGTAGACTTCAAAGAAGAATTATCTGGTGAATATACTTTATTCATTGAAGATGTAGAAGACTTACACGGTAATGATTTAAATGCAGAAATCGGATTTGAAGTAGAAGATTTAACTGCTCCTAGCTTTGCAGATTTCTCAGCTACATTATATGATGCTGGTGAAGAAGTTCAAATCATTAAAATTAGCTTTGGTGAAGAAATGAATACTGAAGATAAGTACTCTGTTGCAGATGAAGATAACTATGTTATTGATGGTACAGAGTTAACAGAAATTGATGAAGCTCATATCGAAGTTGTAGATAATGGCGAATCTATTGAAATTTTTGTACCAAACGCTGATGAAGATGGTATTGATTTAACTGATGGTATGATCGTTGAACTTGCTCGTGTTGCTGATGCTGCTGGTAACTACACAGCACCATTAGCTGATACACTTACTTTAAGCGCTGCTGGTACAGTAGAAATTGAATCAGCTGATGCAATTGATGCTGAAACTATCGTTATTACATTTGATGATGAGTTAGTTGAAGTAGAACCAGAAGATTTAGAAATCGTAACAACTGATGAAGCAGTTACATTTGAAATGTCTTCAGTAGATGCTGATGAAAATTCAGATGGTAATACAGAGTTAACTATCACTTTAGCAGAAGAATTAGATGATGATGCTACATTTGGTGGATTAGGTCTTAAAGTAAAAGTTATCGGTAATGTATCTGAGAACAAGTATGGTGAAAACATTGATTCTGCTGAAATAGCAATCGTAGATGAAATTACTCCAGAAGTAGCTGTAGATGCTGACGATAATGAAATCGTAACATTTACTCATGCTGATGGATTAACAGTTCTTAAAGATACAGTAACTATCGAGTTCACTGAAGATTTATCAACTGCTAATGCTGATCTTATTGCTACTGATTTAGACATTAGAGTATCTGGTGATGCTATTGACTCCTCTGATGAAGAATTAGTTGGTGGTATTGACTACACTACTTCAGTAAGTGGTAATGTATTAACAATCGAATTTGCACAAGACTTCGTTGCAGAAGACGAAATTGAAATCAACTTAGATTCTACTGTAAACTACTTAGCAGATGTTGCAGGAGCTGAAGTTGAAGCATTAAGTATCGCTATCGAAGTTGAATAATTATTAAATTAATAACCTAATGAATTTAAATAAAGCGTTTTTTTCCTAAAGTTAACCCCAATATAAATAAAGGCAGTCAATAGACTGCCTTTATTTTTTAATTCTTGTTTCTAATTAATGTAATTGCTGGCTTAAGCACTTTGTATAATAAATGACCTTGAATTTATACATTGTGTTCAAAAAAGCAAATATCAGTGAAATTCTCTTATCATTCTACATAAAAATATGCATTAAAGGGTATATAAATCCTTAAAACATGGATATTGTATAAGTATACTGGAATTGTTATAATATCCTTATCTTAAATTAACAATAATCTATACTTACAAATATTATCGTAAACATATAATAATTTCTTTATAAATCTTAAAACTAAGTGAGGATCACTATGAAAATATTAACTGTATCTGATCACGAGTCAAAATACATTTGGGATTACTTTGATAGAGAACGCTTTAAAGATATAGACTTAGTCATTTCATGTGGCGATTTAAAACCTAAATATTTATCCTTCTTGGTGACCATGATTCATGTGCCATTGATTTACGTCCATGGTAATCATGATGACCGATATGAACGTACTCCTCCCGAAGGTTGTATGAGTATTGAAGACCAGTTATATATTCATAATGGTGTTCGTATACTTGGATTAGGTGGATCATATCGTTATAACGATGGTAAAAATCAATATACAGAAGATGCTATGCTAAGACGTGTTAAAAAGCTTCGTAAGCAACTTCGAAAACACAACGGTTTTGATATTTTAGTTACCCACTCCCCTGCCTACGGTTTAGGTGATGGAGAAGATTTGCCACATCGTGGTTTTAATTGCTTTAACGACTTATTAGATCAATACAAACCCAGTTATTATATCCATGGTCATCAACATCTCAATTATAATCGTCAACAAAAGCGTATCACTCAACATAACGAAACAACTATTGTTAATGCCTACGAGTATTATATCTTTAACTATATGCATAATAGGTATGCCTACGATGCCAAAAAAAATCGAAAAGGTTATCTTGCTTCATTAAGAGGAAATGATTTTTATTAAAAAGACATGAAAAGTAATGTTTACTTTTCATGTCTTTCTTATATGGTCATTAGTTTCATTCCTCTAATAATAATTCTATAAAGATCTATGGTCTATTGACTCCTAACATATCAACAATAGGTATATCTAACTCCTCTTCCCCACTAGTTGGGATAAACCCCTCAACATTATCGACTAACCAATTCATACTCAGTATAGCTTCATTATTCAGAATATCATCTTTATTCACTCTCACATGACCCTTTTGGTCTTTGATTGGTCCAGTAAACGGATGGTATTCACCTACGCTGATCATTCGTTTCATAAAGTCAATGAGCTTTTTAGTCTCATCTGGCACCAGAGATTTAGAATACAGGATATCAACCACATCTGCGTTTAAGCCCCACCAGTAATTAATAGCTTTTGTACCACTTCCTAAGGTATTATTTACTGCATTAAAGGTACCATCTAAAATATTTTTCACTATTTTTTCATAGAATTTACCCCAGTGCCAAAGTGGTGTTGCAATATAATTCCTTGTATTACACCCTTCATCTTCGGAATCACAATCATTAATGGAGTAAATACCAAAGGCTTTATCAGCCCCAGATGCCATAACAGATTCTTGTGAAGACACGATATCTACATCAGCATCTATTAATATTTCATCAATGGTTTTTTGAGGGTTATCTGACTCTACCATTTTTGACCAAACTAATTTAACCTTAACTTTAGGATTAACCAATTTTGCACCTAATGCAAATGCATTTATACCACTTATTACCCCGGAAATAGGATAATTAGCTACATAACCGATTACATCAGACTTTGTCATTGAACCGGCAATAATACCTGTTAAAAATCTAGCTTCATAGATACGCCCATAGTAGGTTCTTAAGTGCTTATAAGACACATTCTCTGAGCAATTTAGAAATTTGACATGTGGGTATTCTAGCGCAGCTTTTAATGTAGGGTTAATCATAGTAGGTGTTGTGGTAAATACCACATCATACCCTTCTTTAGCAAGCTTAGCTATCTGGTTATAGGCCTCGTTTCCTTCTGGTACGTTTTCTACATAGGTCGTTTCAATCTGTTCTTGAAAAACCTCTTCTATATGATTCCGCCCTAATTCATGACCAAATGTCCAACCTGATTCTGTTATCGTTTTGGCATATACAAAGGCTACCCTAACCTTTTTCGTTCGTCGATTACCTATATTGGTCAGACTGGATAAAAGGCCTTTTCTTTGTACCACTTCAATAGGTTGAGTCAAAACATCAATTTGCTTCTTATTTGCTAATAAAAGAAGCTCTGGCATCATATTTTTTATACGTCTGCCAATCTCTTCATCTAGAGCACTGTTAGCCTTTTTGTAACCATATATCATTAAGTACTCTAAAAATGCATCACCTGTAGTTATTCTTAAGCCTTCCCCACCATTTTGCTTATATAATCGCCTAAAACGGTTATAGAGTTGCTTAAATTCCATCCTAAGATCGTCATCCCATCGATCGTCCGTACCTACTAATTTAATTAACTCTGTGAAATTACCTTCTTGAGTGAACCAAATAAAATTAATTTTTGTTAGGTCATAGAATTTAAGAAATTCATAATATAAACGATTTTGAATAGACTCGTCATCTCTTTTAGGAATTAATCGTGTAACAACAGCGGGTATAGATACTGCTTCATGAAATTTTAATACAGAAGCTCTTTTATTACCTTCTAATACATAAAATCTATTTAAATACTCATACACTTTGATAGGATCACGGATACCTTCCGTCTCATGTATCTTACATAAGGCATCCCACTTCATAGCAAACTCTGTTTCTTCACCCAATAAAGGCATAAAGTTTTTAGCAAAGGCTGTACTTCTAGAATGTGTTTTGGTCCCAACTATTTTTTTTAATGGTACTTCTGTTAACCCTAAATAAACTTCAGACACAATCTCATCTCTATTAACCATATCATCAAGTGCTGCTAAATAAGGATTTTCTCCATTATACAGACTACT comes from the Vallitalea okinawensis genome and includes:
- a CDS encoding S-layer homology domain-containing protein → MMKWKKQIAFFIAFLLLFSNVKIVSNAALYTDVPTWAEDSVDRVSEEGLLVGSTSGNFSPYEKVTYFDLVDVLATMVGYKNPDIDYSIPEEQKNYIDNAYNANKWVIDSYSNGKGNWEHIQDEKIAYLLQGGILDQADLSLFIKSDNAKGYVTKEALSKYLVRVLDLENQAFMSTSTTGFADDGKINSMYKPYVAMLKSLNIISGDTGNNFNPEEEVTRVILAVVIDNVLTYQNASSVEVPTNEYENLKEISGKVVEVYDFATMKAVRIGADTNNTLYKVADSVEIYKDNIKVNGALSEYVKQYDTATIFIADNVIQKIYVGTQTTTTPPVIDNPVDNNTSLNYEEVTGIIENVINTSEGYRVTLKVQYVTLTEIKEVKKEYIISGTAEIRENGATIDLYDVDLGAIATAKVHNGVVYELDTLNKKHTVEGTILSKELYEDKFVIEIVDIDGEIRTYNLDQDTDIDKEDVKKPTFNDIAIGNDVVIEAEYDRVVEIECTSDIDNYEGHVVEIVIATSPKIKIKDEDGLIHDFVFSFDAIMEYDDKGINIYDLKLGYEVEIDSDAKEIYALELKDKVVQDTIEGIIKEVNEDGEELIVQVKIDDISSQYYLKTLEVNGSTKIYENGSYMSKTELEEGMRVIITLDDKDENEADVIHVLN
- a CDS encoding Ig-like domain-containing protein, whose amino-acid sequence is MFKTKRALALALAGTMAVSNFAVASASELTTEDKLDVLMDLGIILGDSSNDDSLDLNTNMERYRSVVLMLRLTEEDENGFNQAELMEQYDSEGEASFADAGQFSSYVETLMAYTYNNDLGIDGYEDGTFRPVDTMTDKAYAKIMLESLGYDYNEDFTWAEVGEKAEEVGLIEDADSIDNSTAEFGEIVDMTYDTLASEVKGESITLGEKIGKAVVETELEVASVDALNLKQIQVTFNTAVDEDSATDIENYSLDADDADLDDSDLELVGDNTVVITLGTEAKQQETVTLTVENVVAENGKVLDETEIELSFLDQTIPTVDTVEVVGNETLKVTFSEPMMTVLEDNFEVREGSKKLYIDDVVAVDDTNVEWYVNLYNDLNEGEIDVTVDDAEDFAGFNVIKETVTVDVTVDEDAPEVVEYKDATTTEVTLVFDEDVQIKDSDLDNFYHTNSNNTADNVAVEGNEITLTFTSNELPEGTAYVYINEEAIADLWDNENDQIMIKVDVDVDYDAPVIEEVTVESETQIVIELDEALDEDSAEDEDNFMLVDADGEEVDEIKKVVYDDSDEFTLTVDFKEELSGEYTLFIEDVEDLHGNDLNAEIGFEVEDLTAPSFADFSATLYDAGEEVQIIKISFGEEMNTEDKYSVADEDNYVIDGTELTEIDEAHIEVVDNGESIEIFVPNADEDGIDLTDGMIVELARVADAAGNYTAPLADTLTLSAAGTVEIESADAIDAETIVITFDDELVEVEPEDLEIVTTDEAVTFEMSSVDADENSDGNTELTITLAEELDDDATFGGLGLKVKVIGNVSENKYGENIDSAEIAIVDEITPEVAVDADDNEIVTFTHADGLTVLKDTVTIEFTEDLSTANADLIATDLDIRVSGDAIDSSDEELVGGIDYTTSVSGNVLTIEFAQDFVAEDEIEINLDSTVNYLADVAGAEVEALSIAIEVE
- a CDS encoding metallophosphoesterase family protein, whose amino-acid sequence is MKILTVSDHESKYIWDYFDRERFKDIDLVISCGDLKPKYLSFLVTMIHVPLIYVHGNHDDRYERTPPEGCMSIEDQLYIHNGVRILGLGGSYRYNDGKNQYTEDAMLRRVKKLRKQLRKHNGFDILVTHSPAYGLGDGEDLPHRGFNCFNDLLDQYKPSYYIHGHQHLNYNRQQKRITQHNETTIVNAYEYYIFNYMHNRYAYDAKKNRKGYLASLRGNDFY
- a CDS encoding BMP family ABC transporter substrate-binding protein → MTSENYKKALKSAKKAYQSSLYNGENPYLAALDDMVNRDEIVSEVYLGLTEVPLKKIVGTKTHSRSTAFAKNFMPLLGEETEFAMKWDALCKIHETEGIRDPIKVYEYLNRFYVLEGNKRASVLKFHEAVSIPAVVTRLIPKRDDESIQNRLYYEFLKFYDLTKINFIWFTQEGNFTELIKLVGTDDRWDDDLRMEFKQLYNRFRRLYKQNGGEGLRITTGDAFLEYLMIYGYKKANSALDEEIGRRIKNMMPELLLLANKKQIDVLTQPIEVVQRKGLLSSLTNIGNRRTKKVRVAFVYAKTITESGWTFGHELGRNHIEEVFQEQIETTYVENVPEGNEAYNQIAKLAKEGYDVVFTTTPTMINPTLKAALEYPHVKFLNCSENVSYKHLRTYYGRIYEARFLTGIIAGSMTKSDVIGYVANYPISGVISGINAFALGAKLVNPKVKVKLVWSKMVESDNPQKTIDEILIDADVDIVSSQESVMASGADKAFGIYSINDCDSEDEGCNTRNYIATPLWHWGKFYEKIVKNILDGTFNAVNNTLGSGTKAINYWWGLNADVVDILYSKSLVPDETKKLIDFMKRMISVGEYHPFTGPIKDQKGHVRVNKDDILNNEAILSMNWLVDNVEGFIPTSGEEELDIPIVDMLGVNRP